A single genomic interval of Spinacia oleracea cultivar Varoflay chromosome 6, BTI_SOV_V1, whole genome shotgun sequence harbors:
- the LOC110787554 gene encoding phytoene synthase 2, chloroplastic-like produces the protein MLEDIFDGYPHDKIDAALADTVQQYPLEIKLFKYLMKGMRTDTWKTRYENYEELEQYCYYVAGTGGIMTVPIAGISQEFHQSLALRGRVYLPQDGLREFRLIDK, from the exons ATGCTTGAGGACATCTTTGATGGATACCCTCATGACAAAATTGATGCTGCCTTGGCTGACACTGTCCAACAATATCCCTTAGAAATCAAG CTGTTCAAATATTTGATGAAAGGAATGAGAACAGACACGTGGAAAACTCGTTATGAGAACTATGAAGAGCTTGAACAGTATTGCTACTATGTAGCAGGAACTGGTGGCATAATGACTGTTCCGATAGCAGGAATTTCACAGGAATTTCACCAGAGTCT GGCTTTAAGGGGGAGAGTGTACCTTCCACAAGACGGGCTAAGAGAATTTAGACTGATAGACAAGTAA
- the LOC110787526 gene encoding auxin-binding protein ABP19a-like codes for MDVLKVSFVFFLFISLSSATNVVDFCVADLSFPVGPAGYPCKNPAKLTVDDFVYSGLSVAGNTSNIFKVGINEAFDVTFPALNGQGISMLRADIGVGGVVPLHSHRVTELIFMVEGTMVSGFIGSDNKPYYKNMKKGDIMIIPQGSYHFSVNTGNTPAIATATFNGANPGIRVVTTSIAANNLPTDIIQKVTLLDAKQILDLKKIFGGSN; via the coding sequence ATGGACGTACTAAAAGTTTCCTTTGTGTTTTTCCTCTTTATTTCTCTATCATCTGCCACCAATGTCGTTGATTTTTGCGTGGCGGATTTAAGTTTTCCAGTTGGACCAGCAGGATACCCTTGTAAGAATCCTGCTAAGCTTACTGTCGATGATTTTGTTTATTCTGGTCTTTCTGTTGCAGGTAACACATCAAATATTTTCAAAGTTGGGATAAATGAAGCATTTGATGTCACGTTCCCGGCTTTGAACGGTCAAGGGATTTCCATGCTCCGAGCAGACATTGGTGTAGGCGGAGTTGTCCCGCTACACTCACATCGAGTTACGGAACTTATCTTTATGGTTGAGGGAACCATGGTTTCCGGTTTTATAGGGTCAGATAACAAGCCATATTATAAAAACATGAAGAAGGGAGATATTATGATCATACCACAAGGATCATACCATTTCTCCGTTAACACCGGCAATACTCCGGCCATTGCAACGGCTACCTTTAACGGTGCAAATCCTGGCATACGGGTTGTTACAACATCTATAGCAGCCAACAATTTACCCACGGATATTATTCAGAAGGTCACTTTGTTGGATGCTAAGCAAATCCTTGACTTGAAAAAAATATTTGGGGGCTCCAATTAA
- the LOC110787540 gene encoding uncharacterized protein has protein sequence MPTCKYNGTTYPKNNSTAFEQRMMLYSDSDAMWCKEDFVRRFISKVERKKTSGELMSISQRPKEPLREYLTWFNNESITIPDLQQEITLLALLRGMQECEFKRYLGRKSFTSLGEALRKANEYIRSDELMLISHPTIGGQAVQSARKDHVPTQQQNFRKESGRKEGYHQRGGYQARQSVGAYQVYTPLNTARAAIYAVSKSAAWRKPLPLNTPGNNKNFCAFHNDHGHYTEHCKELKDNIEELVRKGYLSQYRARQEGHGGHSRQGNSHHHAPYVPTQPGYPQAAGWIEQAPPLRQETRSLPETSKEGADRRKRPTIWVISGGPVHGGTISGAVKSLEEHRHLVSYHSTRKWSEPPPLPVITFTSEDCRGIIYPHDDPLVLELEIANFPVKRCLIDGGSSANIIFWEAFTQLSIDHGELSRVNYPVIGFSGASVYPEGSIRLPVQVDRGISARDLMVDFLVIKVPAAYNVIICRPFIHDDAQAVVSTYHLTMIYLSNLERTEIVHGSQETARSCYVTAIKAPGRMVLETNLAREANIPAKRQRGDLSMENFDERPAGIPRPATDGDTREIELVEGVPERTV, from the exons ATGCCGACATGCAAGTATAACGGAACCACATACCCTAAAAATAACTCCACTGCTTTCGAACAGCGTATGATGTTGTATTCTGACTCAGACGCCATGTGGTGCAAA GAGGATTTCGTAAGGCGGTTCATTAGCAAGGTTGAACGAAAGAAAACATCCGGAGAGTTGATGTCAATCTCGCAAAGGCCGAAGGAGCCACTGAGAGAGTACCTGACTTGGTTCAACAATGAATCCATTACCATACCTGACTTACAGCAGGAAATAACACTTTTAGCTCTGCTGAGGGGAATGCAGGAGTGCGAGTTCAAGAGGTACTTGGGAAGAAAATCGTTCACTTCACTGGGGGAGGCTTTGAGGAAAGCTAATGAATACATCAGAAGTGATGAATTGATGCTGATATCACATCCCACGATAGGAGGTCAGGCAGTACAATCAGCCAGAAAAGATCATGTTCCCACACAACAACAAAATTTCCGAAAAGAAAGCGGTAGAAAAGAGGGTTATCATCAGAGAGGAGGCTATCAGGCCAGACAGTCGGTAGGAGCATATCAGGTGTATACTCCGCTCAACACCGCTAGAGCAGCTATTTACGCTGTAAGCAAATCAGCAGCATGGAGAAAGCCGTTACCACTGAATACTCCAGGTAACAATAAGAATTTTTGTGCTTTCCATAACGATCACGGTCATTACACAGAGCACTGCAAAGAGTTGAAAGATAACATCGAAGAGTTGGTGAGGAAGGGATACCTATCCCAGTACAGGGCCCGGCAGGAGGGCCACGGAGGCCATAGTAGGCAAGGCAACTCACACCACCATGCCCCCTATGTACCTACCCAGCCGGGATATCCACAAGCCGCTGGTTGGATCGAACAAGCACCACCACTCCGACAAGAAACCCGATCGCTACCAGAAACGAGTAAAGAGGGGGCTGACAGAAGAAAAAGACCCACTATTTGGGTGATCTCAGGAGGGCCCGTACATGGAGGTACGATCAGTGGGGCAGTAAAAAGTTTAGAGGAGCATCGACACCTGGTGAGTTACCATAGTACAAGAAAATGGTCGGAACCACCCCCCTTACCGGTCATTACTTTCACTTCGGAGGATTGTCGCGGCATCATATACCCCCATGATGACCCGTTGGTACTGGAGCTAGAAATAGCAAACTTTCCAGTCAAGAGATGCCTGATTGATGGGGGCAGTTCTGCAAATATCATATTCTGGGAGGCTTTCACCCAGTTGAGCATCGACCATGGAGAGTTATCCAGGGTGAACTACCCCGTTATCGGATTTTCCGGAGCTAGCGTCTACCCCGAAGGCAGTATCCGTCTGCCAGTGCAGGTGGATAGAGGAATATCAGCTAGGGATTTGATGGTTGATTTCTTGGTAATTAAGGTACCGGCTGCATACAATGTGATAATTTGTCGACCGTTTATCCACGACGACGCGCAGGCAGTGGTGTCTACATATCACTTGACTATGATATACCTCTCGAATCTGGAAAGAACTGAAATAGTACATGGCAGCCAAGAAACTGCCAGATCATGCTATGTGACAGCTATAAAAGCACCCGGAAGGATGGTGTTGGAAACCAACCTAGCTCGAGAGGCCAACATACCGGCTAAGAGACAAAGAGGAGATCTCAGTATGGAAAATTTTGATGAAAGGCCTGCCGGCATCCCAAGGCCGGCGACAGATGGAGACACACGAGAAATTGAGTTAGTAGAAGGAGTTCCGGAAAGAACAGTTTGA
- the LOC110787525 gene encoding pectinesterase, translated as MRFLEHYNRVFFMEKILVLSFSLLLSSIHCLPSTLNTQYLNICDQTPYPQICNSLIISDVLPTSSLRETTLVIRNTALKVTLDHARKVHGVMSSVDFSSFEDHQAKVAWEDCLELYKDTIHELNHTIISSSSRSSITKHDIQTYLSAANTNLETCKNGFNDLNVTIKNQELFGFALNNFTQLLTNTLAINGAISKSSTIPFKPYTGGGGGGGGGRRLLASGFPSWISKHDHKLLYSSMSTAKLADLVVAKDGSGNYKTISEAVAAAKHLRNRIRRFIIYVKAGIYKENVVITNKMVNLMLIGDGIDVTIVSANKNVYDGCTTFRSATFAISGNGFIAFENTAGPQKHQAVALRSGSDFSIFYRCSFKGYQDTLYVYSKRQFYKECDIYGTVDFIFGNAAAVIQNCNIYARRPMTNQKNTITAQGRSDPNENTGIVIHDSIIEAASDLKLIQGSCQTFLGRPWKMYSRTVIMKSNIDGFVDRAGWTPWDGEFAVKTLYYAEYMNNGAGAGTWGRVKWPGYHVITSPIEAGKFTVGNFVGGDKWIPATGVPFTSGL; from the exons ATGAGATTTCTCGAACATTATAATCGCGTTTTCTTCATGGAAAAGATCTTAGTTTTATCATTTTCCCTATTGCTTTCTTCAATTCATTGTCTTCCTAGTACACTAAATACACAATACCTTAACATATGTGACCAAACTCCGTACCCACAAATATGCAACTCGCTTATCATATCAGATGTCCTACCAACATCATCCTTGCGAGAAACCACCTTAGTAATTCGCAATACTGCCTTAAAGGTAACCCTAGATCATGCCCGAAAAGTCCATGGAGTGATGTCATCGGTGGACTTTAGTTCATTCGAAGATCATCAAGCCAAAGTTGCATGGGAAGATTGTTTAGAGCTTTACAAGGATACCATACATGAATTGAACCACACAATCATATCATCATCCTCAAGAAGTTCTATAACAAAACATGATATTCAAACTTACTTGAGTGCAGCTAATACCAACCTTGAGACATGCAAAAATGGGTTTAACGATCTTAACGTCACTATAAAAAATCAAGAGTTGTTTGGTTTTGCTTTGAATAATTTCACACAATTGCTTACTAATACACTTGCAATAAACGGGGCCATCTCAAAAAGTAGTACCATACCGTTCAAACCGTAcacaggtggtggtggtggtggtggtggtggtcggcGATTATTGGCCAGTGGATTTCCGTCATGGATATCCAAGCATGATCATAAGTTACTTTATTCGTCCATGTCCACCGCAAAATTAGCGGACCTAGTGGTGGCTAAGGATGGTAGTGGTAATTATAAGACTATATCGGAGGCTGTAGCTGCTGCGAAACACTTAAGAAATAGGATTAGGAGATTTATCATATACGTAAAAGCTGGTATTTATAAAGAGAACGTTGTGATTACAAACAAGATGGTGAATTTGATGTTAATTGGAGATGGAATTGATGTTACAATTGTGAGTGCCAACAAGAATGTTTACGATGGTTGCACCACCTTTCGATCTGCCACTTTTG CTATTTCAGGGAACGGGTTCATAGCATTTGAAAACACAGCCGGACCACAAAAGCACCAAGCAGTTGCCCTCCGATCCGGATCCGACTTCTCCATCTTTTACCGTTGCAGCTTTAAAGGATATCAAGACACCCTCTACGTCTACTCCAAGCGTCAATTCTACAAAGAATGCGACATTTATGGTACCGTAGATTTCATCTTTGGTAACGCCGCTGCTGTTATTCAGAACTGCAATATATATGCAAGGAGACCCATGACCAACCAAAAGAACACCATCACAGCCCAAGGAAGATCCGACCCGAATGAGAACACGGGAATCGTGATCCATGATTCGATTATTGAGGCTGCCTCGGACCTTAAGTTAATCCAAGGTTCGTGTCAGACCTTCTTAGGAAGGCCTTGGAAGATGTACTCAAGGACTGTTATTATGAAGTCGAATATTGATGGATTTGTGGATAGAGCTGGGTGGACTCCGTGGGACGGGGAATTTGCAGTGAAGACTCTTTATTATGCGGAGTATATGAACAATGGTGCCGGGGCGGGTACTTGGGGCCGTGTAAAGTGGCCCGGATACCATGTCATAACAAGCCCAATTGAAGCTGGAAAGTTTACCGTTGGGAATTTTGTGGGTGGGGATAAGTGGATTCCTGCCACTGGAGTGCCATTCACATCTGGCTTGTGA